From Streptomyces zhihengii, the proteins below share one genomic window:
- a CDS encoding alkaline phosphatase D family protein, which yields MTPAQPHHTAELRAAAKHQLGRRSFLTATSAAAALAFSVGLPGTAHAAEADARRIGADPFTLGVASGDPGPSSVVLWTRLAPSPYEPGSGLPRSRYTVRWELAHDARFTRIVRRGSATAHPEFDHSVHVDVTGLDADRVYHYRFRAGNWISPVGRTRTAPARRARISELKLAAVSCQAYHDGYFTAYRHLADEDLDVVLHLGDYLYEYAVTATGGARAYTDRRLPAHYNRETVTLEDYRLRYGLYKSDPDLMAAHAAHPFVVTWDDHETENNYAGEIPENDVPPEEFLLRRAAAYRAYWENQPLRTPQRPTGPDMRLYRRLQFGRLAQFDVLDTRQYRSDQAYGDKAHVPGPESEDPSRTMLGAAQERWLTDGWQASGATWNVVPQQVNFSQRRLDLNVPAKVGMDAWDGYPAARERFLDGAEAAGVENLLVLTGDVHVAYAYDIKRDWDTPGARVVGTEIVATSVSSGKDGAERPATWETYTRANPHLKFYDGRRGYVTVTLDERQARADFRTLDVVTRPGGSLSTAASFVTAAGEPGLRQV from the coding sequence ATGACACCCGCACAGCCGCACCACACCGCAGAACTCAGAGCCGCCGCCAAGCACCAGCTCGGCCGCCGCTCCTTCCTCACCGCCACCTCCGCAGCCGCCGCGCTGGCCTTCAGCGTCGGGCTGCCCGGCACCGCGCACGCCGCGGAGGCCGACGCCCGCCGGATCGGCGCCGATCCGTTCACCCTCGGTGTCGCGTCCGGCGACCCCGGGCCCTCCTCCGTGGTGCTGTGGACCCGCCTCGCGCCCAGCCCCTACGAGCCGGGCAGCGGACTGCCCCGGTCCCGCTACACCGTCCGCTGGGAGCTCGCGCACGACGCGCGCTTCACCCGGATCGTGCGGCGCGGCAGTGCCACCGCGCACCCCGAGTTCGACCACAGCGTCCACGTGGACGTCACCGGCCTCGACGCCGACCGCGTCTACCACTACCGCTTCCGCGCCGGGAACTGGATCAGCCCGGTGGGCCGCACCCGGACCGCGCCCGCCCGGCGTGCCCGGATCAGCGAGCTGAAGCTGGCAGCCGTCTCCTGCCAGGCGTACCACGACGGCTATTTCACCGCCTACCGGCACCTCGCCGACGAGGACCTCGACGTCGTCCTCCATCTCGGCGACTACCTCTACGAGTACGCCGTCACCGCCACCGGCGGCGCCCGCGCCTACACCGACCGCCGGCTGCCCGCCCACTACAACCGCGAGACGGTCACGCTGGAGGACTACCGGCTGCGCTACGGCCTCTACAAGTCCGACCCGGACCTGATGGCCGCGCACGCCGCCCACCCGTTCGTCGTCACCTGGGACGACCACGAGACCGAGAACAACTACGCGGGCGAGATCCCCGAGAACGACGTGCCGCCGGAGGAGTTCCTGCTCCGCCGGGCCGCCGCGTACCGGGCCTACTGGGAGAACCAGCCCCTGCGCACCCCGCAGCGGCCCACCGGCCCCGACATGCGGCTGTACCGGCGGCTGCAGTTCGGGCGCCTCGCGCAGTTCGACGTGCTCGACACCCGCCAGTACCGCTCGGACCAGGCGTACGGCGACAAGGCCCACGTCCCCGGCCCCGAGTCCGAGGACCCCTCGCGCACCATGCTCGGGGCCGCGCAGGAGCGGTGGCTCACCGACGGGTGGCAGGCGTCCGGCGCCACCTGGAACGTGGTGCCGCAGCAGGTCAACTTCTCGCAGCGCAGGCTCGACCTGAACGTGCCGGCCAAGGTGGGCATGGACGCCTGGGACGGCTACCCGGCGGCCCGGGAGCGCTTCCTGGACGGGGCCGAGGCCGCGGGCGTGGAGAACCTGCTGGTGCTCACCGGCGACGTGCACGTCGCCTACGCCTACGACATCAAGCGCGACTGGGACACCCCCGGCGCCCGGGTCGTCGGCACCGAGATCGTCGCCACCTCCGTCTCCAGCGGCAAGGACGGCGCCGAGCGGCCGGCCACCTGGGAGACGTACACCCGCGCCAACCCGCACCTGAAGTTCTACGACGGGCGGCGCGGCTATGTGACCGTCACCCTCGACGAGCGGCAGGCCCGGGCCGACTTCCGGACGCTGGACGTCGTCACCAGGCCGGGCGGATCGCTCTCCACGGCGGCCTCGTTCGTCACCGCGGCGGGCGAGCCGGGGCTGCGCCAGGTCTGA
- a CDS encoding bifunctional DNA primase/polymerase: protein MGDGIGRFRGTDGRTSRESRLAQWLRRRTGTADTQAEDSRREDLLLAAAAVGLPLAPAAHPVGFRCSCERIGCPTPATHPVSFAWQTQSTTDRSQIERWARNQPEANFITATGMIHDVLDVPLEAGRSALDRLLEKGVDVGPVAEYDATGEQARMLFFTATRGTPEDEDEWWPCELDCHPETMDEHPGLRWHCRGSYVLVPPARLPGDGDRHVAWLRGVEHPLPDPLTLLETLTDACARYADEREHTDHHEPAWPLGR from the coding sequence ATGGGCGACGGTATCGGCCGCTTCCGCGGCACGGACGGCAGGACTTCCCGGGAGAGCAGGCTGGCCCAGTGGCTGCGCCGCCGGACGGGGACCGCGGACACGCAGGCGGAGGACTCGCGGCGCGAGGATCTGCTCCTGGCCGCCGCCGCCGTCGGGCTGCCGCTGGCCCCCGCCGCCCACCCGGTCGGATTCCGCTGTTCCTGTGAGCGCATCGGCTGTCCGACACCCGCGACGCATCCGGTGTCGTTCGCCTGGCAGACGCAGTCGACCACCGACCGCTCCCAGATCGAGCGCTGGGCCCGCAACCAGCCCGAGGCCAACTTCATCACCGCGACCGGCATGATCCACGACGTCCTGGACGTTCCGCTGGAGGCCGGTCGCAGTGCTCTCGACCGCCTGCTGGAGAAGGGTGTGGACGTCGGCCCGGTCGCCGAGTACGACGCCACCGGCGAGCAGGCGCGGATGCTGTTCTTCACCGCGACCCGCGGCACCCCGGAGGACGAGGACGAGTGGTGGCCGTGCGAGCTGGACTGCCACCCCGAGACCATGGACGAGCACCCCGGGCTGCGCTGGCACTGCCGGGGCAGCTACGTCCTCGTCCCGCCCGCCCGGCTGCCGGGTGACGGCGACCGGCACGTCGCCTGGCTGCGCGGGGTGGAGCATCCGCTGCCCGACCCGCTGACCCTGCTGGAGACGCTGACCGACGCCTGCGCCCGGTACGCGGATGAGCGGGAGCACACCGACCACCACGAGCCCGCCTGGCCGCTGGGCCGCTGA
- a CDS encoding Lrp/AsnC family transcriptional regulator, which translates to MDLDRIDLAVVRELQTDGRLAYETLAQRVGLSRPATRARVQRLLESGAVRVVAVVHPEVRGLTASAHLSVGTDGPAEEVARRIAAMREAPFVSLIAGRHAVMAELRTEGFDALDTAIARVRALPGVAALDPLTGVRHLKDPYLLTRSPSAGELDGTDRRILAELERDGRLPFADLAERVGLSPGATRSRTLRLLDGGVVKVLALVRPEVLGLGYLCGFAVRLTGDREPVAAELAGWERVTFLSACLGRAELVGTVSAESLGAVRATLDSLRALPGVREVESWMHLELLKERYDLGTSSA; encoded by the coding sequence GTGGATCTGGACCGCATCGACCTGGCCGTCGTCCGCGAACTGCAGACCGACGGCCGCCTCGCCTATGAGACCCTCGCCCAGCGGGTGGGCCTGTCCCGGCCGGCGACGCGGGCCCGCGTGCAGCGGCTGCTCGAATCGGGCGCCGTGCGGGTCGTCGCCGTGGTCCACCCCGAGGTGCGCGGACTGACGGCGTCCGCCCATCTGTCGGTCGGCACCGACGGACCGGCCGAGGAGGTCGCGCGCCGGATCGCGGCGATGCGCGAGGCGCCCTTCGTCTCCCTGATCGCCGGCCGTCACGCCGTGATGGCCGAGCTGCGCACGGAGGGGTTCGACGCGCTGGACACCGCGATCGCGCGGGTGCGCGCCCTGCCCGGTGTGGCGGCACTGGACCCGCTGACCGGCGTGCGGCACCTCAAGGACCCGTATCTGCTCACCCGGAGCCCGTCGGCGGGCGAACTGGACGGGACGGACCGGCGGATCCTCGCCGAACTGGAGCGCGACGGACGGCTGCCCTTCGCCGACCTCGCCGAACGCGTCGGCCTCTCCCCCGGCGCCACCCGCTCCCGGACGCTGCGCCTGCTGGACGGCGGTGTGGTGAAGGTGCTGGCGCTGGTGCGGCCCGAGGTGCTGGGCCTCGGCTATCTGTGCGGCTTCGCCGTCCGGCTCACCGGCGACCGCGAGCCGGTGGCGGCCGAACTCGCCGGCTGGGAGCGCGTCACGTTCCTCTCGGCCTGCCTGGGCCGCGCGGAACTGGTCGGCACCGTCTCCGCGGAATCGCTCGGCGCGGTACGGGCCACCCTCGACTCCCTGCGGGCCCTGCCGGGGGTGCGGGAGGTCGAGAGCTGGATGCATCTGGAACTGCTCAAGGAGCGGTACGACCTGGGGACGTCCTCCGCCTGA
- a CDS encoding multidrug effflux MFS transporter: MPETGQSKQGPVPQAVSPVVPSALPQAPPAGPVAAARRAGLLVTLVLGGLTAMPPLSMDMYLPALPAVTDSLSAPAATVQLTLTACLAGMALGQLVVGPMSDRWGRRRPLLAGMVVYVVATALCAVAPNVELLIAFRLLQGLAGAAGIVIARAMVRDLYDGVEMARFFSTLMLISGAAPVVAPLIGGQVLRITDWRGIFVVLTVVGILLTLVVVKWLGETLPPGKRHSGGVREALHTMRTLLADRVFTGYMLAGGLAFAALFAYISASPFVVQEIYGASPQTFSLLFGVNSIGLIVVGQINGKVLVGRVSLDKALGFGLAVITLAATALLLMTSGVFGDVGLFPVAAGLFVLMSAMGLAMPNTNAMALLRTPHAAGSASALLGTSSFLIGAVASPLVGIAGERTAVPMAVVQLVCALAAMACFAGLCRPWQQRQRII; encoded by the coding sequence ATGCCGGAAACCGGCCAGAGCAAGCAAGGACCCGTCCCTCAGGCCGTCTCCCCGGTCGTCCCCTCAGCCCTTCCGCAGGCGCCGCCCGCCGGCCCCGTCGCGGCCGCGCGCCGGGCGGGACTGCTCGTCACCCTGGTCCTCGGCGGGCTCACCGCCATGCCGCCGCTCTCCATGGACATGTACCTCCCGGCGCTGCCCGCGGTGACCGACTCGCTGAGCGCACCCGCCGCCACCGTGCAGCTCACGCTCACCGCGTGCCTCGCGGGCATGGCGCTCGGCCAGCTCGTCGTCGGGCCCATGAGCGACCGGTGGGGGCGGCGCAGGCCGCTGCTCGCCGGGATGGTCGTCTACGTCGTCGCCACCGCGCTGTGCGCCGTCGCCCCGAACGTCGAACTGCTCATCGCCTTCCGGCTGCTCCAGGGCCTGGCCGGTGCCGCCGGCATCGTGATCGCCCGCGCGATGGTCCGCGACCTGTACGACGGCGTGGAGATGGCCCGCTTCTTCTCGACGCTGATGCTGATATCCGGGGCCGCCCCGGTGGTCGCCCCGCTGATCGGCGGCCAGGTGCTGCGGATCACCGACTGGCGGGGCATCTTCGTCGTGCTGACCGTCGTCGGCATCCTGCTCACCCTGGTCGTCGTGAAGTGGCTCGGGGAGACGCTGCCGCCCGGAAAGCGCCACTCGGGCGGTGTCCGCGAGGCGCTGCACACCATGCGGACCCTGCTCGCCGACCGGGTGTTCACCGGCTACATGCTGGCCGGCGGCCTCGCCTTCGCGGCCCTCTTCGCGTACATCTCCGCCTCGCCGTTCGTGGTGCAGGAGATCTACGGCGCCTCGCCGCAGACGTTCAGCCTGCTCTTCGGCGTCAACTCCATCGGGCTGATCGTGGTCGGCCAGATCAACGGCAAGGTGCTCGTCGGGCGGGTCAGCCTGGACAAGGCGCTCGGCTTCGGCCTGGCGGTGATCACCCTGGCGGCGACCGCGCTGCTGCTGATGACCTCGGGGGTGTTCGGCGACGTCGGCCTGTTCCCCGTGGCCGCCGGACTGTTCGTGCTGATGTCGGCGATGGGCCTGGCCATGCCGAACACCAACGCGATGGCGCTGCTGCGGACCCCGCACGCGGCCGGCTCGGCGTCCGCGCTGCTCGGCACGTCCTCGTTCCTGATCGGCGCCGTCGCCTCGCCGCTCGTCGGTATCGCGGGGGAGCGGACGGCGGTGCCGATGGCGGTGGTGCAGCTCGTGTGCGCGCTGGCGGCGATGGCCTGCTTCGCGGGGCTGTGCCGCCCCTGGCAGCAGCGCCAGCGGATCATCTGA
- a CDS encoding SDR family oxidoreductase, which translates to MDDVRRIAVVTGAGSGIGRSVALELAAAGWSVALAGRRAGALEETAALAGASADTLCVPADVTEPDAVGALFGAVRERWGRVDLLFNNAGTFGPGGIGFADLPYAAWRKVVDVNLTGAFLCAQAAFRQMRDQDPRGGRIINNGSISAHTPRPDSAPYTATKHALTGLTKSISLDGRPYGIACGQIDIGNAATDMTQAMRSGVRQANGDLAPEPVMDVGDVARTVRHMAELPPEANVQFATVLATNMPYIGRG; encoded by the coding sequence ATGGACGACGTACGCAGGATCGCGGTGGTGACGGGTGCCGGCTCGGGCATCGGCCGGAGTGTCGCGCTGGAGCTGGCGGCCGCCGGCTGGTCGGTCGCGCTGGCCGGCCGCCGGGCCGGGGCCCTGGAGGAGACGGCGGCGCTGGCCGGCGCCAGCGCGGACACCCTGTGCGTGCCCGCGGACGTGACCGAACCGGACGCGGTGGGCGCCCTGTTCGGGGCCGTCCGGGAGCGCTGGGGCCGGGTGGACCTGCTGTTCAACAACGCGGGCACGTTCGGGCCCGGCGGCATCGGCTTCGCCGATCTGCCCTACGCGGCGTGGCGCAAGGTGGTCGACGTCAACCTGACGGGCGCGTTCCTGTGCGCGCAGGCGGCGTTCCGGCAGATGAGGGACCAGGACCCGCGGGGCGGGCGGATCATCAACAACGGCTCGATCTCGGCCCACACGCCCCGGCCCGACTCGGCGCCGTACACGGCGACCAAGCACGCGCTGACGGGGCTGACGAAGTCGATCTCCCTGGACGGGCGGCCGTACGGGATCGCCTGCGGCCAGATCGACATCGGCAACGCGGCCACCGACATGACGCAGGCCATGCGCTCGGGCGTCCGGCAGGCGAACGGCGACCTGGCCCCGGAGCCGGTGATGGACGTCGGCGACGTGGCCCGCACGGTGCGGCACATGGCGGAGCTGCCGCCGGAGGCGAACGTGCAGTTCGCGACGGTCCTGGCGACGAACATGCCGTACATCGGGCGGGGCTGA
- a CDS encoding Gfo/Idh/MocA family protein, which translates to MNDTVRPETAAPASAALPADRPVRWGVLATGGMAARFTEDLLAMPDAEVVAVAGRSEASAKTFADRHGIARAYGDWAALAADEDVDVVYVATPHSAHRAAAGLCLEAGKPVLCEKPFTLNAAEAAELVALARSRGTFLMEAMWMYCHPAVRKIAALVREGAVGEVRTVQADFGLAGPFEPDHRLRDPALGGGALLDLGVYPVSFAQLLLGEPDRVQADALLSDEGVDLNTGMLLGWDGGATALLSCSITAGTPVTASVTGTEGRIDVPDGFFFPELFVLHRSGAEPEEFRFDGRRDSLEHEAAEVMRALRAGETESPLVPLEGTLAVMRTLDAVRERVGVRFPGEAQGA; encoded by the coding sequence ATGAACGACACCGTGCGACCCGAGACCGCGGCACCCGCGTCCGCGGCCCTGCCGGCGGACCGGCCGGTGCGCTGGGGCGTGCTGGCGACCGGCGGGATGGCCGCCCGGTTCACCGAGGACCTGCTCGCGATGCCGGACGCGGAGGTGGTCGCCGTCGCCGGGCGCAGCGAGGCGTCCGCGAAGACCTTCGCGGACCGCCACGGCATCGCCCGCGCCTACGGCGACTGGGCAGCGCTCGCCGCCGACGAGGACGTCGACGTGGTCTACGTGGCGACCCCGCACTCGGCGCACCGGGCCGCGGCCGGGCTCTGCCTGGAGGCCGGGAAGCCGGTGCTGTGCGAGAAGCCGTTCACGCTGAACGCGGCCGAGGCGGCCGAGCTCGTCGCCCTGGCCCGCTCGCGCGGCACCTTCCTGATGGAGGCCATGTGGATGTACTGCCACCCGGCCGTCCGGAAGATCGCCGCGCTGGTGCGGGAGGGCGCCGTCGGTGAGGTCCGCACCGTGCAGGCGGACTTCGGCCTGGCCGGCCCGTTCGAGCCGGACCACCGGCTGCGCGATCCCGCGCTCGGCGGCGGGGCGCTGCTGGACCTGGGCGTCTACCCGGTCTCCTTCGCGCAGTTGCTGCTCGGCGAGCCCGACCGCGTCCAGGCGGACGCGCTGCTGTCCGACGAGGGCGTCGACCTCAACACCGGGATGCTGCTCGGCTGGGACGGCGGTGCCACCGCGCTGCTGAGCTGCTCCATCACCGCGGGCACCCCGGTGACCGCTTCGGTGACGGGCACCGAGGGGCGGATCGACGTCCCGGACGGCTTCTTCTTCCCGGAGCTCTTCGTGCTCCACCGCTCGGGCGCGGAGCCGGAGGAGTTCCGCTTCGACGGGCGGCGCGACTCCCTGGAGCACGAGGCGGCGGAGGTGATGCGCGCGCTGCGCGCGGGTGAGACCGAGTCGCCGCTGGTGCCGCTGGAGGGCACCCTCGCCGTGATGCGGACGCTCGACGCCGTGCGCGAGCGCGTCGGCGTCCGCTTCCCGGGCGAGGCCCAGGGCGCCTGA
- a CDS encoding GNAT family N-acetyltransferase, protein MNDSHDPYDLIEGVPSVEVFRRLRTDAGLSDKAPEAVAPALRNTWYGVVLRHRGEPIGMGRVIGDGGTAFQIVDICVHPAHQGRGLGRRVMAALTAELDRRAPATAYVSLIADGPARFLYEKFGFAEVTAHDSIGMYRVMSGRPAAATAPATAS, encoded by the coding sequence ATGAATGACTCTCACGACCCTTACGACCTGATCGAGGGCGTGCCCTCCGTCGAGGTGTTCCGGCGGCTGCGCACCGATGCCGGGCTCTCGGACAAGGCCCCCGAGGCCGTCGCCCCCGCCCTGCGGAACACCTGGTACGGCGTGGTCCTGCGGCACCGCGGCGAACCCATCGGCATGGGACGGGTCATCGGCGACGGCGGCACCGCCTTCCAGATCGTCGACATCTGCGTGCATCCCGCGCACCAGGGACGCGGCCTCGGCCGCCGCGTCATGGCCGCGCTCACCGCGGAACTCGACCGCCGCGCGCCCGCCACCGCCTACGTCTCGCTGATCGCGGACGGCCCCGCGCGCTTCCTCTACGAGAAGTTCGGCTTCGCCGAGGTCACCGCGCACGACTCGATCGGCATGTACCGGGTGATGAGCGGGCGCCCCGCCGCGGCCACCGCCCCCGCGACGGCGAGCTGA
- a CDS encoding class II aldolase/adducin family protein, with protein MTAAPTAGAVPAGAVSAGAVPAGAVPAGAVPAGAVSAEAAAAEELRLRRELAAVYRLVAHFRMTDLIFTHISQRLPGPEHHFLINPYGLLFEEITASNLVKIDLDGNAVEPSPYPVNPAGFVIHSAIHAARPDAHCVLHTHTKAGCAVAAQQGGLLPLNQMSMEFHNRVGYHDYEGVALNLDEQARLVADIGTHPALILRNHGLLTVGGSAAQAFLRMYYLEKACEIQVTAQAGGAALVVPPDEVCEYTARQLAGEADADFQDDDAYDLAWAAMLRLLDRIAPDYKD; from the coding sequence ATGACCGCCGCACCCACCGCCGGAGCCGTCCCTGCCGGAGCCGTGTCCGCCGGAGCCGTCCCTGCCGGAGCCGTCCCTGCCGGAGCCGTCCCTGCCGGAGCCGTGTCCGCCGAGGCGGCCGCCGCCGAGGAACTGCGCCTGCGGCGCGAACTCGCCGCCGTCTACCGGCTCGTGGCCCACTTCCGGATGACGGACCTCATCTTCACCCACATCTCGCAGCGGCTGCCCGGCCCCGAGCACCACTTCCTGATCAACCCCTACGGGCTCCTCTTCGAGGAGATCACCGCGTCGAACCTCGTCAAGATCGACCTGGACGGCAACGCGGTCGAGCCCTCCCCGTACCCGGTCAACCCGGCCGGCTTCGTCATCCACAGCGCCATCCACGCGGCCCGCCCCGACGCCCACTGCGTCCTGCACACCCACACGAAGGCGGGCTGCGCGGTCGCCGCGCAGCAGGGCGGGCTGCTGCCGCTGAACCAGATGTCCATGGAGTTCCACAACCGGGTCGGCTACCACGACTACGAGGGCGTCGCGCTCAACCTCGACGAACAGGCCCGTCTCGTCGCCGACATCGGCACCCACCCGGCGCTGATCCTGCGCAACCACGGGCTGCTGACGGTCGGCGGGAGCGCGGCGCAGGCGTTCCTGCGCATGTACTACCTGGAGAAGGCCTGCGAGATCCAGGTCACCGCCCAGGCGGGCGGGGCGGCGCTGGTGGTCCCGCCGGATGAGGTGTGCGAGTACACGGCACGCCAGCTCGCGGGCGAGGCGGACGCCGACTTCCAGGACGACGACGCCTACGACCTCGCGTGGGCGGCGATGCTGCGGCTGCTCGACCGGATCGCCCCCGACTACAAGGACTGA
- a CDS encoding C-terminal binding protein: MTQPIAVFTDTEDLDPEPGARLLADAGFEVRVAGSRDPDVIAAASAGATALVVGYARLDAALLDRLPELRIVATMSAGHDMVDTAEARRRGLWVANLPDAATEDVAVHALAASLSLVRRLPQADAVVRSGGWSEDFTAAELPRRASDLTLGLVGLGRIARQFAALAAPVFGRVAAHDPHADRAGWPAGVERYDDLGDLAAASDVLSLHVPLTPGTRGMADAGLFARMRPGSFLVNVSRGGLVDAPALLDALGSGRLTGAALDVLPVEPPAADDPLRAHPRIQLSPHSAYLSDTSRRSYVRGPAENIVAWHRTGRPLTPVVDPTATRPAAPAASTTAPTEGAVA, translated from the coding sequence ATGACCCAGCCCATCGCCGTGTTCACGGACACCGAGGACCTCGACCCGGAGCCCGGTGCACGGCTGCTCGCCGACGCGGGCTTCGAGGTGCGGGTCGCCGGCAGCCGGGACCCGGACGTCATCGCCGCCGCGTCCGCCGGCGCCACCGCGCTGGTCGTCGGCTACGCACGCCTCGACGCGGCGCTGCTCGACCGGCTGCCGGAGCTGCGGATCGTCGCCACCATGTCCGCGGGCCACGACATGGTCGACACCGCCGAGGCCCGGCGGCGCGGACTGTGGGTCGCCAACCTCCCCGACGCCGCCACGGAGGACGTCGCCGTCCACGCCCTCGCCGCGTCGCTCTCCCTGGTGCGGCGGCTGCCGCAGGCGGACGCCGTCGTCAGGTCCGGCGGCTGGAGCGAGGACTTCACCGCCGCCGAACTCCCGCGCAGGGCGAGCGACCTCACCCTCGGCCTCGTGGGCCTGGGCCGGATCGCGCGGCAGTTCGCAGCGCTCGCCGCCCCGGTCTTCGGCCGGGTCGCGGCCCACGACCCGCACGCGGACCGGGCCGGCTGGCCTGCCGGTGTGGAGCGGTACGACGACCTCGGGGACCTCGCCGCCGCGTCGGACGTGCTGTCGCTGCACGTGCCGCTCACCCCCGGCACCCGGGGCATGGCGGACGCCGGGCTGTTCGCGCGGATGCGCCCCGGGTCGTTCCTGGTGAACGTCTCCCGCGGCGGACTCGTCGACGCCCCCGCCCTGCTGGACGCCCTCGGCTCCGGGCGGCTGACGGGGGCCGCCCTCGACGTCCTCCCCGTCGAGCCGCCGGCCGCGGACGACCCGCTGCGCGCCCATCCGCGGATCCAGCTCTCCCCGCACAGTGCCTATCTGAGCGACACCTCGCGCCGCTCCTACGTCCGCGGCCCGGCGGAGAACATCGTCGCCTGGCACCGCACCGGCCGGCCTCTGACGCCCGTCGTCGACCCGACCGCGACGCGCCCCGCGGCCCCGGCCGCATCCACCACCGCACCCACCGAAGGGGCCGTCGCATGA
- a CDS encoding small ribosomal subunit Rsm22 family protein, translated as MNASAPIAETLRGTLAGLLDGLPPTRAAQAVERLIASYRGTTPTDAPVLRDRSDVVAYAAYRMPATFEAVRSALAALRAAAPDFSPATHTDVGGGTGAASWAVADAFGAPPATTVLDWAEPALALGRELALASKVPSLGAADWRRARIGSALRIESTDLVTVSYVLKELTPADRSALVAEAARAAQAVVVVEPGTPDGYERIIAARDALVGAGLTVAAPCPHSGACPIEPGSDWCHFSARVSRSSLHRQIKQGSLAYEDEKFSYVAAVRFPVAPVAARVTRKPQTRKGMVLLDLCAETGGLGRETVTKRHGALYRAARDTAWGDAWPPPAEDAD; from the coding sequence GTGAACGCCTCCGCCCCCATCGCCGAGACCCTGCGCGGCACCCTTGCCGGGCTGCTGGACGGGCTGCCGCCCACGCGGGCCGCACAGGCCGTCGAGCGGCTGATCGCGAGCTACCGGGGCACCACCCCGACCGACGCCCCCGTGCTGCGCGACCGGTCCGACGTCGTCGCCTACGCCGCCTACCGGATGCCCGCGACCTTCGAGGCGGTCCGCTCCGCGCTGGCCGCACTCCGTGCCGCCGCCCCCGACTTCTCGCCCGCCACCCACACCGACGTCGGCGGCGGCACGGGCGCGGCGAGCTGGGCGGTGGCCGACGCCTTCGGCGCGCCCCCGGCGACCACGGTGCTGGACTGGGCCGAACCGGCGCTGGCGCTCGGGCGTGAACTGGCGCTCGCCTCCAAGGTCCCGTCGCTGGGCGCCGCCGACTGGCGCCGCGCGCGGATCGGATCGGCGCTCCGGATCGAGAGCACCGATCTCGTGACGGTGTCCTACGTGCTCAAGGAGCTCACCCCCGCCGACCGCTCCGCCCTGGTCGCCGAGGCCGCCCGGGCCGCGCAGGCCGTCGTGGTCGTCGAGCCCGGCACCCCCGACGGGTACGAGCGGATCATCGCGGCCCGCGACGCCCTCGTCGGCGCCGGGCTCACCGTCGCCGCCCCCTGCCCCCACAGCGGCGCCTGCCCCATCGAGCCGGGCTCCGACTGGTGCCACTTCTCCGCCCGGGTCTCCCGCTCCTCCCTGCACCGGCAGATCAAGCAGGGCTCGCTGGCCTACGAGGACGAGAAGTTCAGCTACGTCGCCGCCGTCCGCTTCCCGGTCGCGCCCGTCGCCGCCCGGGTCACCCGCAAGCCCCAGACCCGCAAGGGCATGGTGCTCCTCGACCTGTGCGCCGAGACCGGCGGTCTCGGCCGGGAGACGGTGACCAAGCGGCACGGCGCGCTCTACCGGGCCGCCCGCGACACCGCCTGGGGCGACGCCTGGCCGCCTCCCGCCGAGGACGCCGACTGA
- a CDS encoding TetR/AcrR family transcriptional regulator, with amino-acid sequence MTEAKAPDSSRRSERSRRAIYDAALALVGEAGYGRTTIEGIASRAGVGKQTIYRWWPSKAAVLMEAFLDLAEQAAAEAGADGAAEYAIPDTGDLRTDLRRVLRATVDEMNSPAYDAPARALAAEGVLDAELGAQFVEKLLEPQLQLYVDRLRAAEAAGQVRTGLDARIALELFVGPLTHRWLLRTLPLTHAYADTVVDYAVDGLAPRP; translated from the coding sequence ATGACCGAGGCCAAGGCACCCGACTCCTCCCGGCGCAGCGAACGCTCCCGCCGCGCGATCTACGACGCCGCGCTCGCCCTCGTCGGCGAGGCCGGCTACGGCCGCACGACCATCGAGGGCATCGCCTCCCGCGCGGGGGTGGGCAAGCAGACCATCTACCGCTGGTGGCCCTCGAAGGCGGCCGTCCTGATGGAGGCCTTCCTCGACCTCGCCGAGCAGGCCGCCGCCGAGGCCGGGGCGGACGGCGCTGCCGAGTACGCGATCCCGGACACCGGCGACCTCCGGACCGATCTGCGCCGGGTGCTGCGCGCCACCGTCGACGAGATGAACAGCCCCGCGTACGACGCCCCGGCCCGCGCGCTGGCCGCCGAGGGCGTGCTCGACGCCGAGCTCGGCGCGCAGTTCGTCGAGAAGCTCCTCGAACCGCAGCTCCAGCTCTACGTCGACCGGCTGCGCGCCGCCGAGGCCGCCGGGCAGGTCAGGACCGGGCTGGACGCGCGGATCGCCCTGGAGCTCTTCGTCGGACCGCTCACCCACCGCTGGCTGCTGCGCACCCTGCCGCTCACCCACGCCTACGCGGACACCGTCGTCGACTACGCGGTCGACGGCCTCGCCCCCCGCCCCTGA